CCTGTTGAGCCTCAGGGACGACCCGTCCCTGGCGCTCAAGTTCTACTTGGGAGCCGAGAGGAGGCGCGGCTTCGTTCGGAGCGTCGATGCGTATTGCGTCTTGCTTCATATCTTGACGGGATCTCCGGAGTCTTGGCCCTCGGCTCGGAGGTTGCTCCGTTGGAACGCCGCCGCCGACTCCGGGCTCACTCCCCGACCGCGCTCGTGGATGGTCTGGTCGAGTGCGCCGAGCGGTTCGACTTCGAGTTGGGTTCGCGGGTCTTTGATTACTTGCTGGGTAGTCTCCTCCGTGCTGATCGGGTTGGCGACGCCGTGGATTGCTGTAATAGAATGATTGAGAGCAATGTGATGCCCTCCCTTCAGTACTTAAATGGTCTTTTGCATGCATTGCTTAGGAGGCGCAGGATTGGGGCGGTGCGGGAATTGTATGATGCCATGGTCGCAAAAGGCGAAAGAGGTGATGTCTTTACGTTGCACGTGGTGATGCGAGCGTGTATGAAGGAAGGGAAGCCTGAGGAGGCTGGAGAGTACTTTAGACAGGCCAAGGATCGAGGGGTGGAACTGGACGATGCAGCTTATACTGTTGCGGTCCAGGCTAGGTGTCTAGAGCTGAATTCAGATTTGGCGTGTGAGTTGATGGatgagatgaaagaaaagggaTTGGTCCCTTCGAACTTTACATTTACTCGTGTGATCACTGCTTGTGTGAAGCAGGGTTATACGCAAGAGGCTCTGAGGGTTAAGGATGAGATGCTAAAGAGAGGGTATGAGATGAATTTGGTGGCGGCAACAAGTTTGATTAGGGGATATTGTATGTCAGGTGATCTAGATTCTGCCCTGAATTTGTTCGAAAGTATTTGCAAGGATGGTCTTGTCCCAAACAAGCTGACCTACACTGCTTTGATTAGCGGATGCTGTTGGAATGGGAATGTCAAAAAGGCATCTGAGGTGTTCTCCCAAATGAAACTTGCTGGTGTACAACCTAGTGACTCCAATTTTAATCATTTGATTAGGGGATATTTAAAAGCTCAGTCATGGGAAGAGGCTCGTAAAATATTTGAGGAAGCTGTTGAGTGTGGAGCTGCTAACACCATAACCTATAATCATCTTCTGTCCTGGCTCTGCACTCAGGGTGATTTGACTGAAGCTTGCAAATTATGGGATAAAATAATGGTCAACGGTGTAGTGCCAAATGCAGTTTCATACAACACCATGATTCATGGACACTGCAAAAGTGGCAATATGGATATGGCATCTACCACGTTCTTAGAGATGCAAGGAAGGGGACTAAAACCTAATGTACTTTCATTTACCATCTTAATAAATGGATACTTTAAACATGGCGATCCATTTCGTGCTCTTGATGTGTTTCAACAGATGGAGCATGCAGGAGTTGCTCCCTCTGATTTCACATTTCACATAGTCATCGATGGTTTGTGTAAAGCTGGCCAGACTGTTGAGGCAAGGGACACGTTGAATAAGTTCATCGATGAAGGCTTTGTCCCGAGCTGCATGGCTTTCAATAGCATTATAGATGGATTTGTTGCAGAGGGTGGCATAAATTATGCTTTATGTGCTTTTAAAGATATGCATGATTTTGGAGTTACCCCAAATGTAGCTACTTACACCAGCTTGATCAGAGGTTCTTGCAAAAGCAATAATATTGATCTGGCACTTAAGATGTGGAatgagatgaagaagaaaggtcTTGAACTGGATATCACCGCATATGGTGCTCTAATTGATGGATTCTGCAAAATGAAAGACATGGAAAGGGCACTGGACTTGTATTCTGAACTTCTAGAAGTTGGTCTATCTCCTAATACAGTCATATATAATTGCCTCATTAGTGGGTTTAGAGATCTAAACAACATGGAGGCAGCACTTCGTTTTCGTAAGAAAATGGTAGATGAGGGTATCCCTTGCGACTTGCGAACCTATACCACTTTAATTGACGGACTGTTGAAAGAGGGTAAACTACTCATGGTATTGGATCTTTACTCCGAGTTGCTTACAAAGGGCCTTGTACCTGATTTGGTGTTGTACCATGTCCTGATGAAGGGTCTCTGCAAAAAGGGACAGCTAGAGAATGCTGGCAAGATTTTGGAAGAGATGGATAGGAAAGGTGTCAGGCCTGATGTTCTCTTATACAACACATTGATTGCTGGAAACTTCAAGGAAGGCAATCTTCAAGAGGCTTTTAGGTTGCATGATGAAATGCTTGACAGAGGACTTGTGCCTGATGATACTACATATGATATCCTTGTAAATGGACAATTTGAAAGGAACAATTATCTGCCTGAAGCTTCAATGTCAAGTGGTTGATTTCCTACTGTATCATCAGACCCCGGTTCATCATTTGAAGATGGAGTTCATAGTGTCTTGCAGTGACCTGCATATCTGATACTAAGGTACTCCCTGCgatttgatttccttttattCTAGTATCATTTCCACTTCAATggctttgttcttttttgttaaatacTCAATTTATGGCTGCCTTTCGTATCTGCCAGGTGGATTGGACTTGGATCCCAAGTCTATTCCTATGCAACTAGAGGCCAAATGATCAAGGTCTAAAGATGATCTTGAGCATCATAAAGTAAATATCCATCATCTGTTCCATGCCACAGCACCGAGGGTTGCTTCTGCTTCAAAGAAGTTGAAACCGCTCTGTGACCATTTGGTCTGCAGGTACTCTGAGAAATGTCTTGTAACTGGCTAGCCATTCTGTTATTCTTCAGGACTAAAGTATACCTGACACACACTGAATCCCTAAGTGCCTTGTCTCAGCAATCCAGACTGCTTTACATAAGCTATTGCTTTTTGAATATGGAGAAACTAATGCATTTTCCATTTGCTCAGCCCATGGGAATGAAATGGATCGCCTGTTTAGATACATGTGACAAGAGAGTCTCTGTTATCTCATAAAATATTAGTTTCCTCCCTTGCTTGAGAACATTATAGTGCTCCAAATCAACTAATCCCATGACTAATGGATATCATTGCCCTAGTGTATGTAACTTAAGTAGTGCCAATACACGACACAACATGACACTTCAATAcgatatttctcaaaaaatagaaaattccaaCACGTTAGGATACATATTattaatgtatatttttatatatatgattCAAATTTGCAACTtaataaatgataaaagaaGAGCCTAAAATGAACTTACACtgaaaacattaatccaccatttgttaatatcatttattattttaatttgacaattaaTCACTTCTTTcaccttttttgaaatttttattttattttttaatatatatatatatatattgatccctcatttattgaaaatttttaaaattgactcgATGCGTGTCAGAATCATGTGTTGAAACATGttgagagagttgaccacgtgtcggacacgtgtcggagtgtttGACACGACATGAAGGCTCCTAGAAAGTGTCGATGCATTCTAGGTAGTAACTAAGAAGAGTCAACTTTTTACCTTCGTTCCTTTGTTATCACTGGAGTTTTACCTTAccattgttcttcttttccagTTTGTCCTTATCTTATTCATGATAATTTGGTAACGTGAGAAGTCCTCATCAGTTCTCTCGTGGAAGGATTAAAAAGTGGTTGTCAATTCAGTGCTGCCAGCTTTCGCTGAGGAGCCACGTCTCTGTATGGTCTGGAAGCATAGAAATTTACATCATTCTTGACAATGCATGATGCAGAATACAAATTACTCTGAGTATGTTCCCTACCTTTAATGTATTCCTACTTTTTTACAGATCAACACAAGCAACtctatatgtttatatatattttcaggtTATGAGAATGATACTTTGGCTGGCAAGTATAAGTCCTCAATCTTTGTGAGTCACTTTTTACAAGTTGGTAAAACAAGATGGATCAGCATCAGGTTTTCAGACTTCCTTCCTTGGCGAATTTAACATCAGTTACTTTCAATGCCACCAAAATTTTGATCATGAGTTTGTTGGACCTCCCGGaacaaattatgatcaaagCATGGTGAAGGTTGTCAACTGTAttctcctttttgttctttaggcttgttttttgtttttctttttcacaaactcTGTTAAAtccattttaccaaaaaaaaaaaactctgttAAATCTTGAGCTTTCTTTCTGTGTGTTTGTCCTTATGGATGTTTGCAGATGCCAGAGAAGACACACACATAAACAGTCTTCTTTGGATAGTTGCTTTCTCTATAAAATGTCAGTTTCTGGACGCCTGTGAGGATGAGAAGCTTTAGGTTACTAGTCTAGACAATCAATGCTTTAGGACACGGTGTTTTGTTTATCTCATTTTCTCGGATGCAATTGCAAAGTGTTATCACTAGGGAATACTGATGTAAGAATTCAGTTGCAATTGCATCCGAGAAAATGAGATTTCATTAATGGAATTGATGTAAGAACATAGGTGAATTCATTCACTTATACTCTTCTTGTTTGTTCATTCAAGAGCACTCATGATACTTATATGCCTTCAATTCGTTTTGGCATTGGATGGCGTTGTATGATTTAAACCCGATTAAATATTGGATTAGTTCTGAATACATCAAAATCGGCTTTGAGTTAAAGCAGCAATTATTGAATGAACAATTCCTTACATGGTGATAGGGGGGGCAAAAGCAAGTCACACTTATAGTCACCGCTCCACTGTCCTCAATGCACTGATTTGTAACGTGTGGATGACAATAGCGACGTTGGTCACAAATGCAGGTCATTGCCCACGTATGGAGGTGATGGTTTTCAGAGCGCTTCAGGGACAGGCCTTGAAAACCTGAGACCGCCTTCTATGTGGTCCCCAATTGGTCAGCAACCGGCTCCACAAGACCATCTCTACTTGTTAGCAGCATGCTGAGGAGGCGACGGCAACTGTGACAGGAAAGAAGTCGTTGCTAAGTTCCATTGGGGACGGTTATATTATTGCATGTAAGATGGTTTTGGCCATCACCATTGAGGAAGGTTATTATTGCCTATAAGAAGTAATCATCTTGATTAGCCGATCAAACCCCCTATCCCGAAGAGTTGCTAGATCCTACTTGCTATGAGCTTGATTCGAGCATCATTATAAATCAGCTTATAATGAGAAAATGTAACAACTACATGGATATTTTGAGGGCTAGAAGCGCACGAGATTTCATTTCATGCACCGCGAAATCCCTTGTTCTCGGTATGTACGTCATATGCATCCGGTGGATATGCTTTCACCGTCTCTAAGATTGGTTGAGCTTCATGTCAAATCAACCTGGTCCACCTCACCTAAAGATTCACGCTATAATTCATCCTAAACGTTTAGTTCAATATTCCAGGACATGCTCAGGGAAGGAAAATAGCCACTAGCACCGGCTAGGGTCAAAGCATTGCTCCTAGGTCCATATGGACACTGTTCTTACTAATCAGGAAAGGAGTTTGGGCAGTTGCTTCAATATTAGCTCTTGTAAAATTGTATTGAGTTTGATTTCTGAAAATGCAACATGCCGGTACTCCAATAAGCTTTGGAAACTAGTTAAGATAATCAATGATAACCAAGCTAGTTGTCCCGTTTAATCGATTCGGAGAAATCAGAGAGCTGTAATCGAGTACACAACTACCAAGAGATAATTGGGACACCACTCGTTACTTATTGAAAGGCTCAATGCCATTATTGTTTCAAGTCTACACACAACACCTCCTCACTCTCTTGAGCTGGCACCTTGCTGAGATTTCTTTGAAGCACAAGGCCGCCTGCAGCAGATATTGCACTTTGATTGTATACAGGTAGGTTTGTAGTACTGGTAGTATTATAGTACTAAAGGACGAGGCCTCAAAAACTGCCAGCTTATAGGGCGCTGGACCGAAATTTATTTGTGGACGGTGTCTTCATATCTACAAGGTTGGAGGGATCCAAATGTAACCATGCGTTTGAACGTAACCAGCTTTTTCCAGCAGCTCGTCCGCTTCAACAGGACCTCGGCTCCCTGGTTGGTATGGAATTGGCTTAAATTCACCATCGTCAATTCTGTGAAGCATCGGTGTGAAAATCTCCCAAGCCGCCTGCAATTGAACAATGCAACTGTCAATGGGCAATCCTGTTTTTGCAAAAccggggaaaaaaagaaaagttgtgcCTGCTTGTGGATAAAAGTTTCGCAACAGTATGGCAATGCTCGTACCTTAAGTTCATCTCTCCGAACAAAGTGCTGTTGGTCGCCCCTGATTCTGCAATACCAAATTTCAACATTATCGATAAAAGAACCGTTATGGTAAAGCAAGACATATCTCAATTTCACATTATTCTATTTGCAGTAATTTCAACCAACAAAAACTTGCAGTAATTGAAGAGgcatattatatgatttttcaTATCAGATGCCAGAGAAAACTATCCTCAATTTAATTGCCCGCCTGAATGCAAGTCTACTCCACTGAGCTAAGCTCCAAACAAAGAGCTACGAGATTTTTTAAGTTGGAAGTACTCTaaataaagaggaaagaaatgtaCGTGTCAAGTATAAGACGCTCATATGCCTCAGGAATTACGACTCCTTGATAACGTTGCCGATATGACAAATCAAGTTCACTCTGCACGGTTGACATATCCAACCCAGGCTGCTTGACCTGCATGAAGAAAAAGGAGTAGGTTATAGATCGCTCTCGAACATCATGATTTTCTCCCCGTAATAATGTCACAACATCAGTGAAGTGCTGCCTCTGAGTTCCAATCTTTAGTGAGAAATAACAAATCCAAACAACCTAAGAGTGGGCTATACTGACACAATACCAAGTCCTGCATATGATAGCATAGACCTCATTGTGAGCATTTTACTTACGGATAGATGCTAGTGTGTGTGTGAATTTATGCACGTAACATTAAGCAGGCCTTAGCAACAACATTCTGGACATACTAACTCTGAAGAAAGCTAGTATTAGCAAATCCAGTCACATACCGTGAGTTTCATGTACATGGCTTCAGAAGGTTGTAGGCGAATTACGAACTCATTTCTCCCTTGCTTCTTACCTGAAGAAAAGTTGCCATTCAAGGAGCAAATCAACCCATTGCC
Above is a window of Eucalyptus grandis isolate ANBG69807.140 chromosome 9, ASM1654582v1, whole genome shotgun sequence DNA encoding:
- the LOC104419170 gene encoding pentatricopeptide repeat-containing protein At3g54980, mitochondrial-like gives rise to the protein MIESNVMPSLQYLNGLLHALLRRRRIGAVRELYDAMVAKGERGDVFTLHVVMRACMKEGKPEEAGEYFRQAKDRGVELDDAAYTVAVQARCLELNSDLACELMDEMKEKGLVPSNFTFTRVITACVKQGYTQEALRVKDEMLKRGYEMNLVAATSLIRGYCMSGDLDSALNLFESICKDGLVPNKLTYTALISGCCWNGNVKKASEVFSQMKLAGVQPSDSNFNHLIRGYLKAQSWEEARKIFEEAVECGAANTITYNHLLSWLCTQGDLTEACKLWDKIMVNGVVPNAVSYNTMIHGHCKSGNMDMASTTFLEMQGRGLKPNVLSFTILINGYFKHGDPFRALDVFQQMEHAGVAPSDFTFHIVIDGLCKAGQTVEARDTLNKFIDEGFVPSCMAFNSIIDGFVAEGGINYALCAFKDMHDFGVTPNVATYTSLIRGSCKSNNIDLALKMWNEMKKKGLELDITAYGALIDGFCKMKDMERALDLYSELLEVGLSPNTVIYNCLISGFRDLNNMEAALRFRKKMVDEGIPCDLRTYTTLIDGLLKEGKLLMVLDLYSELLTKGLVPDLVLYHVLMKGLCKKGQLENAGKILEEMDRKGVRPDVLLYNTLIAGNFKEGNLQEAFRLHDEMLDRGLVPDDTTYDILVNGQFERNNYLPEASMSSG